One Thermococcus eurythermalis DNA segment encodes these proteins:
- a CDS encoding ABC transporter permease has product MKLKVTLRKLRHEKKRVAIVFLAFLFVSLGFNFTLSAVGSISKAVEDFAKRGNVELAVEGVTVEELGRFGEVVNYVYFNDTEVEFNGKEYRASVGYGEFKSLHVKTPEDGAVVLAFLRIKKGDRIKIGDREYEVRASYYYLSGVPFVLVNKKGQHLYALMRCNNTEALAMFLMENAKVDYFQVYEDSEIPYMDSLKNIKNFAMSFFYLLLGASLVVIVLLTVTHVKGNVREVGILKALGLSDSFTFSLFAGDYLLIALTAYLVGIPLGIKLGHSYVSSRFPLSTSPDCLYPLKFDVIILLGTALILSLPYLYVSRIRTIEALRFTPRKSSRLRFFAAFFVVFLASSSAYFGVKGIENTLTLELPYNLEVWGDPSKIAQIPGEKAGYLSGQKVNGMTTEIYFFDYESIFEKTLIAGRWFEKEDEAVIEKGLARKLGLKVGDTIKVQLLGEEREYRVVGISDMYFYDFKAVFLPKINAVPDRVAFLNAENPEELKEEYERLGLKVHTIDDLKRQTENNLMLFKAAAYGVMGIIFPISLFALFALIYLEIESNEKVYATLKAVGIPNSHVWKESLRKALPSLIAGSLLALPVSLKVGEYIGNIVLPAELGVGDLTKIFPLLLVLYPFYGVFIVLLTERALNRLDVVKALRS; this is encoded by the coding sequence ATGAAGTTAAAAGTAACCCTTAGAAAGCTCAGGCACGAAAAGAAAAGGGTTGCTATTGTATTCCTGGCGTTTCTCTTTGTAAGCCTCGGTTTCAACTTTACACTCTCGGCGGTTGGCAGTATAAGCAAGGCCGTTGAGGATTTTGCCAAGCGGGGGAACGTGGAGCTTGCCGTCGAGGGGGTCACGGTCGAGGAGCTGGGCAGGTTTGGGGAAGTCGTGAACTACGTCTACTTTAACGACACGGAGGTGGAGTTCAACGGGAAAGAATACCGGGCATCGGTTGGCTACGGTGAGTTCAAGTCCCTCCACGTGAAAACACCTGAAGATGGTGCCGTTGTTTTGGCATTCCTGAGGATAAAGAAGGGCGATAGAATTAAGATTGGGGACAGGGAGTATGAAGTCAGGGCTTCGTACTACTATCTCTCAGGCGTTCCATTTGTGCTGGTAAATAAAAAGGGTCAACATCTTTACGCCCTTATGCGTTGCAACAACACGGAAGCCCTGGCCATGTTCTTAATGGAGAACGCGAAGGTTGATTATTTCCAGGTCTATGAAGACAGTGAAATTCCATACATGGACAGCTTGAAGAACATCAAAAACTTCGCAATGAGCTTTTTCTACCTGCTCCTCGGTGCCTCGCTGGTCGTCATCGTCCTCCTCACGGTGACGCACGTCAAGGGAAATGTAAGAGAGGTCGGGATTTTAAAAGCGCTGGGCCTTTCAGATTCCTTCACGTTCTCCCTCTTTGCTGGAGACTATCTTCTCATCGCTTTAACTGCATATTTGGTCGGCATTCCGCTTGGAATAAAACTCGGCCATTCCTACGTATCTTCAAGATTCCCGCTCTCAACGAGTCCGGATTGTCTCTACCCGCTGAAGTTCGATGTCATAATTCTGCTCGGCACAGCCTTAATCCTCTCGCTCCCCTACCTCTACGTTTCGAGGATTCGGACGATCGAGGCCCTGCGCTTCACCCCCAGAAAGAGCTCCCGGCTCAGGTTCTTCGCCGCCTTTTTCGTCGTTTTCTTAGCCTCCTCCTCGGCATACTTTGGCGTCAAGGGGATTGAAAACACACTAACCCTTGAACTTCCCTATAATCTTGAGGTGTGGGGTGATCCTTCGAAAATAGCACAGATTCCCGGGGAGAAGGCCGGCTATCTGAGCGGGCAAAAGGTTAACGGAATGACCACGGAGATATACTTCTTTGACTATGAAAGCATCTTTGAGAAAACCCTCATCGCCGGCCGGTGGTTCGAGAAGGAAGACGAGGCGGTCATTGAGAAGGGCCTCGCGAGGAAGCTCGGCCTGAAGGTGGGCGATACGATTAAAGTCCAGCTTCTCGGGGAGGAGAGGGAATACCGCGTTGTTGGGATAAGCGACATGTACTTCTACGACTTCAAAGCAGTGTTTCTTCCGAAGATTAACGCTGTCCCAGATAGAGTCGCCTTTCTGAACGCGGAAAACCCGGAGGAGCTAAAGGAGGAATATGAGAGGCTTGGGTTGAAGGTGCATACCATAGATGATTTAAAGAGGCAGACGGAGAACAACTTAATGCTCTTTAAGGCTGCGGCTTACGGGGTGATGGGCATAATCTTCCCCATAAGCCTCTTCGCGCTCTTCGCCTTAATTTACCTCGAAATCGAGAGCAACGAGAAGGTCTACGCAACGCTCAAAGCTGTCGGAATCCCGAACTCCCACGTCTGGAAAGAGTCCCTGAGAAAGGCTCTGCCCTCGCTGATTGCAGGCTCGCTCCTGGCCCTGCCGGTAAGCCTTAAGGTCGGGGAGTACATCGGGAATATCGTTCTGCCAGCGGAGCTTGGTGTGGGCGATTTGACTAAAATATTCCCTCTACTGCTGGTGCTTTACCCCTTCTATGGGGTCTTCATAGTTCTGCTGACGGAGAGGGCGCTTAACAGGCTTGACGTCGTTAAAGCGCTGAGGAGCTAA
- a CDS encoding ABC transporter ATP-binding protein: protein MIEAQNVEKVYEFGKVRALKGINLKFEEGRFYIIAGASGSGKTTLLNILTGIDRPTGGRVIVDGTDMTAMGEKELRRYRLENFGIIFQFFYLVPYLTGLENVMLPMKYSRKIRNSEGRALELLKLVNAEHLADKLPEHMSGGERQRIAIARALANKPRYLFADEPTANLDWENKMRIWRLLREINEEEGVTVIASTHEREFFEFADVLIILRDGEVHEVKSNP from the coding sequence ATGATCGAAGCCCAGAACGTTGAGAAGGTGTATGAGTTTGGCAAAGTTCGGGCTTTAAAGGGGATTAACCTGAAGTTCGAGGAGGGGAGGTTTTACATCATAGCCGGCGCTTCGGGGAGCGGGAAGACCACCCTTCTCAACATCTTGACAGGCATTGACAGGCCGACGGGTGGCAGGGTCATAGTGGACGGGACCGATATGACCGCAATGGGGGAGAAAGAGCTGAGGCGCTACCGCCTGGAAAACTTCGGGATAATATTCCAGTTCTTTTACCTTGTGCCCTACCTGACCGGCCTCGAAAACGTCATGCTCCCGATGAAGTACTCCCGGAAAATCAGGAACTCCGAGGGGAGGGCGCTGGAGCTGTTGAAGCTGGTCAACGCGGAGCACTTAGCGGACAAACTGCCCGAACACATGAGCGGTGGAGAAAGGCAGAGGATTGCAATCGCGAGGGCTTTAGCTAATAAGCCGAGATACCTCTTCGCGGATGAGCCGACTGCCAATTTAGACTGGGAGAACAAGATGAGAATCTGGCGTCTGCTGAGGGAAATAAACGAGGAAGAGGGCGTTACTGTTATAGCGTCAACCCACGAGAGGGAGTTTTTCGAGTTCGCCGACGTTTTAATAATCCTCAGGGACGGTGAGGTTCATGAAGTTAAAAGTAACCCTTAG
- a CDS encoding tRNA uridine(34) 5-carboxymethylaminomethyl modification radical SAM/GNAT enzyme Elp3: MDEFEKAVEELARLVMSGEIKTREELNRYKIAVSRKYHLSKIPGNSDILKAIPEERRDEFRDLLKRKPTRTISGVAVVAMMTKPFPCPHGRCIYCPGGPSVGSPQSYTGREPSALRAVQSAYHPYIIMMRRLKQLTDIGHDVDKVEVIIQGGTFPAVDLDYQEWFVKCAFKAMNDFPYFKDIENLEEKLIRLIVKKDESVFEEDPKFKEAWEKTHSKPYYYLEDEQRKNEKAKVRMVGLTIETRPDWAFERHIDRMLKLGTTRVELGVQTVFNFIHERTKRGHGVEEIVKATQLLRDAGLKINYHIMPGLPGSNFERDLYTFRTIFEDPRFRPDMLKIYPTLVTRDAPLYRWWKEGKYRPYHTEEAVELLVEAYKLFPKWVRVMRIQRDIPVQLIVDGVKHSNLGQLVLNELIKRGIRPREIRFREVGHMMEKFGIQPEVEHIKLLREDYDAAGGREIFLSFEDVKNDILIGFLRLRIPSEKAHRKEINCCPSAIVRELHVYGPLVPIGGKPRYEWQHRGYGRELLAEAERIAREEFDVKKMLVISGVGVREYYRKFGYRKNGPYVAKRLDRSYADYKKSKEFDAHLNT, translated from the coding sequence ATGGACGAGTTTGAAAAGGCCGTCGAGGAGCTTGCGAGACTCGTGATGAGCGGCGAGATAAAGACCCGTGAGGAGCTTAACAGGTACAAGATAGCCGTATCCAGGAAGTATCACCTCTCAAAGATTCCAGGTAATTCTGACATACTCAAGGCAATCCCCGAGGAGAGGAGGGACGAGTTCAGAGACCTGCTCAAGAGAAAGCCGACGAGGACGATAAGCGGCGTCGCGGTCGTTGCAATGATGACGAAGCCCTTTCCCTGTCCCCATGGGCGCTGTATCTACTGCCCCGGTGGGCCGAGCGTCGGCTCGCCCCAGAGTTACACCGGAAGGGAGCCTTCTGCCCTTAGGGCCGTCCAGAGCGCCTATCATCCATACATCATCATGATGCGCCGCCTCAAGCAGCTCACCGACATAGGCCACGACGTTGACAAGGTCGAGGTTATAATTCAGGGCGGGACTTTTCCGGCGGTTGATCTCGATTACCAGGAGTGGTTCGTCAAGTGCGCCTTCAAGGCGATGAACGACTTCCCGTACTTTAAGGATATAGAAAACCTCGAAGAGAAGCTGATTAGGCTGATAGTGAAGAAGGACGAGTCCGTTTTTGAGGAGGACCCGAAGTTCAAGGAAGCCTGGGAGAAAACCCACTCAAAGCCCTACTACTACCTCGAAGACGAGCAGAGGAAGAACGAGAAAGCTAAGGTTAGAATGGTCGGCCTTACCATAGAGACCCGCCCGGACTGGGCCTTCGAGAGGCACATAGACAGGATGCTCAAGCTGGGAACTACGCGCGTTGAGCTTGGCGTCCAGACGGTTTTCAACTTCATCCACGAGAGGACTAAGAGAGGTCACGGCGTCGAGGAGATAGTTAAGGCCACACAGCTCCTCCGCGATGCTGGCTTGAAGATAAACTACCACATAATGCCCGGTCTGCCGGGGAGCAACTTCGAGCGCGACCTTTACACATTCCGCACAATCTTTGAAGACCCCCGCTTCAGGCCGGACATGCTCAAAATCTACCCGACGCTCGTCACGAGGGACGCCCCCCTCTACCGCTGGTGGAAGGAAGGCAAGTACCGCCCCTACCATACTGAGGAGGCCGTGGAGCTCCTCGTCGAGGCCTACAAGCTCTTCCCGAAGTGGGTTCGCGTCATGAGAATTCAGCGCGACATTCCAGTCCAGCTCATCGTTGACGGCGTCAAGCACTCCAACCTGGGCCAGCTCGTCCTCAACGAGCTGATAAAGCGTGGCATAAGGCCGAGGGAGATTCGCTTTAGGGAAGTCGGCCACATGATGGAGAAGTTCGGAATCCAGCCCGAGGTCGAGCACATCAAGCTCCTCCGCGAGGACTACGATGCCGCTGGCGGAAGGGAAATCTTTCTGAGCTTTGAGGACGTTAAGAACGATATCCTGATAGGCTTCCTCCGCCTGAGGATTCCGAGCGAGAAAGCCCACAGGAAGGAGATAAACTGCTGTCCCTCGGCCATAGTCAGGGAGCTCCACGTTTACGGCCCGCTCGTGCCGATAGGTGGGAAGCCGAGGTACGAGTGGCAGCACCGGGGCTACGGAAGGGAGCTTCTGGCCGAGGCAGAGAGAATAGCGAGGGAGGAGTTCGACGTCAAGAAGATGCTCGTCATAAGCGGTGTTGGCGTCAGGGAGTACTACAGGAAGTTCGGCTACCGTAAGAACGGGCCCTACGTTGCAAAGAGGCTCGACAGGAGCTACGCTGATTACAAAAAGAGTAAGGAGTTCGACGCCCACCTGAACACTTAA
- a CDS encoding radical SAM protein, translated as MVMLDYHAYSIGVEWHLTFRCNLNCAHCSVASYRNEEFINKVYNLGDLKNIRELRYSEWIPFLEMLEKSHYTAIRVVFSPTNGESTVHPDFVDIWNTLSDIKNVSSLWIATNGTILWKYLDKMDLTKLGRITFSIDGGTAEVHEKIRGRGTFDSLWKSIELIDSLKHDDPGFYLQVNYVINGLNADSLKNLPHLFRHIKSKVIINVFPIDISSGNARVNYKLLSISWDEVEKNFAKMYAELKKINYERNQENLPPIKVYMHEVSSRVFRLFKRLNGLSLKDFSFNIQSTQSTWKSCAAYNKRRIYLDPYGNVYPCGKFAEPIFRKIFYGENGYYAVPNIMDGLVTIEDILNSEFFVMARRWIDELYEKIPCRNCPLKTSCPFCPVAAYYGGVKDECLKI; from the coding sequence ATGGTCATGCTAGATTATCATGCATATAGTATAGGAGTTGAGTGGCATTTAACATTCAGGTGTAATCTTAATTGTGCTCACTGTTCAGTTGCTTCTTATAGAAATGAAGAGTTTATTAATAAGGTTTATAACTTGGGTGACTTAAAGAACATCCGTGAGTTGAGATACAGCGAGTGGATACCTTTCTTAGAAATGTTGGAAAAATCCCATTATACTGCAATTCGTGTAGTTTTCTCTCCTACAAATGGAGAGTCAACAGTACATCCTGATTTTGTGGATATATGGAACACATTGTCGGATATTAAAAATGTGTCGTCCTTGTGGATAGCTACTAATGGAACAATCTTATGGAAATATTTAGATAAGATGGATTTGACGAAACTGGGGCGTATTACCTTTAGTATTGATGGTGGAACTGCAGAAGTGCATGAAAAAATAAGGGGAAGAGGCACGTTTGATTCACTTTGGAAATCAATTGAACTTATTGATAGTTTGAAACATGATGATCCAGGCTTTTATCTTCAGGTAAACTATGTTATTAATGGGTTAAATGCGGATTCTCTTAAGAATTTACCCCATCTATTTAGACACATAAAAAGCAAAGTAATCATAAATGTATTCCCAATTGACATTTCCAGTGGAAATGCTCGTGTTAATTATAAGTTATTGAGTATCTCCTGGGACGAAGTTGAAAAAAACTTCGCTAAAATGTACGCTGAACTAAAAAAAATTAACTATGAACGAAACCAAGAAAACTTGCCCCCAATAAAGGTGTATATGCATGAGGTTTCTAGCAGAGTATTTCGGTTATTTAAACGTTTAAATGGTCTTTCATTGAAAGATTTTAGCTTTAATATACAATCTACACAAAGCACTTGGAAAAGCTGTGCAGCATACAATAAAAGAAGAATATATTTGGATCCCTATGGGAATGTGTACCCATGTGGCAAATTTGCAGAGCCAATATTTAGAAAAATTTTCTATGGGGAAAACGGGTATTATGCTGTCCCAAATATCATGGATGGGCTTGTTACTATTGAGGACATCCTAAACTCTGAATTTTTTGTAATGGCGAGGAGGTGGATAGATGAGTTATATGAAAAAATACCATGTAGAAATTGCCCTTTAAAGACTTCTTGTCCATTCTGCCCAGTAGCGGCATACTACGGAGGTGTCAAAGATGAATGTCTCAAAATTTAA
- a CDS encoding ABC transporter permease subunit: MRHRLALFLLSLFPAVAVEIDVNRFTAHYPNVSPEKLGYLITADLLSKWLPNFIKFLLIPLVLVLLLSRFGSEFERGNVRLLLSKPLTRRRYFLGWALEGLKLALISALGISLSGALAMLAHGLEVRDYIIGSLALSLSLVGVVGIALLLLPLATSRDSGVFLGLGAFVVLLLLGKFDYSFIPTAYLDGAISIGGSVSVSHKAVGGLLALSVGLSLAGMEAFRRRELRASESITVPGFSFSPRGLYGVFLGLSLQSKRFMAFIALATLTAFLNLDMLGDYYASWGVPGILNALISALAGVFLPFVVLPLGAVSIGSAIETGTVRVLLSKPLRRRDFFLGTLLSDISAVFIGATLYLATLVAYALHLGAPLSKTLELGLAFGSLLFLSLVQYLALGYLLSAFMRGRKALFVSLVLAFLLSFAVPIAVIAASNSAGESLVDVLARNSLHVPSPNLHYTVLARAVSPKRGLPPKSLSEVLNYPGNLALLVVPTLVYLAVSWLKFRRADLR; encoded by the coding sequence ATGAGGCATAGGCTCGCGCTCTTCCTCCTTTCCCTCTTCCCGGCCGTAGCGGTCGAGATAGACGTTAACAGGTTTACCGCTCACTACCCCAACGTGTCTCCCGAAAAACTCGGCTACCTGATAACGGCCGATTTGCTCTCTAAGTGGCTTCCAAACTTCATCAAGTTCCTTTTGATTCCACTCGTCTTAGTCCTTCTCCTCTCGCGCTTTGGGTCGGAATTCGAGCGGGGCAATGTCCGTTTACTCCTCTCAAAGCCCCTCACGAGGAGGCGCTACTTCCTCGGCTGGGCTCTTGAGGGGCTGAAGCTCGCACTAATTTCCGCTCTTGGGATTTCACTCTCGGGAGCGCTCGCGATGCTCGCCCACGGTCTTGAAGTTAGGGACTACATCATCGGCTCCCTCGCCCTTTCGCTCTCGCTGGTTGGTGTAGTCGGAATCGCCCTGCTCCTCCTCCCTTTAGCGACCTCCCGCGATTCGGGGGTCTTCCTCGGGCTGGGAGCGTTTGTAGTTCTCCTTCTCCTTGGAAAGTTCGATTATTCCTTCATCCCGACCGCTTATCTTGATGGGGCAATCTCCATCGGGGGGAGCGTTTCCGTCTCCCATAAGGCCGTTGGAGGACTTTTGGCCCTTTCCGTTGGCCTGTCGCTCGCGGGAATGGAGGCCTTCCGGAGGAGGGAGCTGAGGGCTTCTGAGTCTATCACCGTCCCCGGTTTTTCCTTCTCTCCACGCGGGCTCTACGGCGTTTTCCTCGGGCTGAGCCTCCAGAGCAAGCGCTTCATGGCTTTCATAGCTCTGGCAACCCTAACGGCCTTCCTTAACTTGGACATGCTTGGGGATTATTACGCCAGCTGGGGAGTCCCCGGCATTTTGAACGCCCTAATTTCGGCTTTGGCCGGTGTATTCCTCCCCTTTGTTGTCCTCCCCCTCGGGGCGGTCTCGATAGGCTCGGCCATCGAGACCGGCACTGTTAGAGTTCTGCTGAGCAAGCCGTTGAGGAGGAGGGACTTTTTCCTCGGGACGCTCCTGAGCGATATCTCTGCCGTCTTCATCGGGGCTACCCTCTATCTGGCCACCCTCGTTGCCTACGCCCTCCACCTGGGTGCCCCCCTGAGTAAAACCCTTGAGCTTGGCCTTGCCTTTGGCTCCCTCCTTTTCCTCTCGCTCGTCCAGTACTTAGCGCTCGGCTATTTGCTTTCGGCCTTTATGCGGGGCAGGAAGGCGCTTTTCGTCTCGCTGGTTCTCGCGTTCCTGCTGAGCTTTGCAGTTCCAATCGCCGTCATTGCGGCCTCAAACTCGGCGGGGGAGTCGTTAGTTGATGTTCTAGCCCGCAACTCCCTTCACGTGCCGAGTCCTAACCTGCACTACACCGTGCTTGCAAGGGCGGTTTCTCCGAAGAGAGGCCTTCCGCCGAAATCGCTATCAGAGGTTCTCAACTATCCAGGCAACCTGGCCCTGCTGGTCGTCCCGACGCTCGTTTACCTGGCAGTCTCGTGGTTAAAGTTCAGGAGAGCGGACTTGAGGTGA
- a CDS encoding Nif3-like dinuclear metal center hexameric protein, which produces MNRNELVSFLDDYLQVSAYPDKSSNGLQVEGKAEVERIAFAVDTTLKTIEGAVKGKADMMIVHHGMIWGGLNYITGIHYKRLKMLIENDLNLYVAHLPLDAHPEVGNNVGLLRLLDLEPKRPFGEYKSLSIGFYGEFEEPQPIEKVAQIIAEKLDTTVRTYEFGKRVIKTVGAISGAGAFALEEAYRKGIDLLITGEFGHADYLTALDLPQSVLVAGHYKTETLGVKALMKLIRERFGLDVFFIDEPTGL; this is translated from the coding sequence ATGAACCGCAACGAACTTGTATCTTTCCTCGACGATTACCTTCAGGTTTCGGCTTACCCGGACAAGTCGAGCAACGGCCTCCAGGTGGAGGGGAAGGCGGAGGTCGAAAGGATAGCGTTTGCCGTTGACACAACACTCAAAACCATTGAAGGGGCCGTTAAGGGCAAGGCTGACATGATGATAGTGCACCACGGAATGATTTGGGGAGGCCTTAACTACATAACAGGTATCCACTACAAAAGGCTGAAGATGCTAATCGAGAACGACCTGAACCTCTACGTGGCTCACCTGCCCCTCGATGCGCACCCAGAGGTCGGCAACAACGTCGGCCTGCTCCGCCTGCTCGATTTAGAGCCCAAAAGGCCCTTCGGCGAGTACAAAAGCCTGAGCATAGGCTTCTACGGCGAGTTTGAGGAACCTCAGCCGATTGAGAAAGTTGCCCAAATAATAGCGGAAAAGCTCGATACAACAGTTAGAACCTACGAGTTCGGGAAGAGAGTTATTAAAACAGTTGGTGCGATAAGCGGCGCCGGTGCCTTTGCGCTGGAAGAAGCCTACAGAAAGGGGATAGACCTCCTGATAACGGGCGAATTCGGCCACGCAGATTATTTAACGGCCCTTGACCTGCCCCAGAGCGTTTTGGTTGCGGGACACTACAAGACGGAGACGCTGGGCGTCAAGGCCCTGATGAAGCTCATTAGGGAGCGCTTTGGTCTCGATGTCTTTTTCATAGACGAGCCGACCGGCCTTTGA
- a CDS encoding PqqD family protein, with protein MNVSKFKLKEFCIITEDNFLVNLSTGRVYELNTTARDFISLLQEGRDFEQACQEISRKYSIPLEQVRKDFLEFVNQLRELEIIDL; from the coding sequence ATGAATGTCTCAAAATTTAAATTAAAGGAGTTTTGTATTATTACCGAAGACAATTTTTTAGTGAATCTCTCCACAGGAAGAGTATACGAACTTAATACTACGGCAAGAGATTTTATATCATTGTTGCAAGAAGGCAGAGACTTTGAGCAGGCATGTCAGGAGATTTCAAGGAAATATTCTATCCCCCTAGAACAAGTTCGTAAAGATTTTTTGGAATTTGTGAATCAACTTAGAGAGCTTGAGATAATAGATCTGTAA
- a CDS encoding HdeD family acid-resistance protein, whose product MESGELKKNWAWMLVLGVIFTTLGVAGLLLLPLMTITSVAVFGAFMVVGGALQIAQGIAKTKDWKSRGLHILMGIIYVIGGIATLENPVLATTVLTLVLGFSLIAIGAIRIGVAFQNKDVNQVGPDDPLRRRHNPPRRNDSAPVALVKPLGNRTVRLS is encoded by the coding sequence ATGGAATCCGGTGAGCTCAAGAAGAACTGGGCATGGATGCTCGTGCTTGGCGTGATATTCACAACACTTGGAGTCGCGGGACTGCTCCTCCTGCCGCTGATGACGATAACGAGCGTTGCGGTGTTCGGAGCGTTCATGGTCGTTGGTGGAGCGCTCCAGATTGCGCAGGGAATCGCCAAAACGAAGGACTGGAAGAGCAGGGGCCTGCACATTCTCATGGGCATTATCTACGTTATCGGCGGTATAGCGACCCTTGAGAATCCCGTTCTCGCGACGACAGTGCTGACGCTCGTCCTCGGGTTCTCGCTGATAGCGATAGGCGCGATAAGGATCGGCGTGGCCTTCCAGAACAAGGACGTCAACCAAGTGGGCCCTGATGATCCTCTCAGGCGTCGTCACAATCCTCCTAGGCGCAATGATAGTGCTCCAGTGGCCTTGGTCAAGCCTCTGGGCAATCGGACTGTTCGTCTCAGTTGA